CGCGGTTTCAAAGCCAGCGTTGCCGCCACCGATGACCACAACATCCATGTCTGCAAAAAGCGGTCCGTCGCAGGAAGCGCAGTATACAACGCCTTTATGTTCAAATTTGTCGGCACCTGGCACCTCGAGCCTCCTTCTACGGCTTCCTGTGGCGATTAAAACAGTCTTTGCTTCATAGGATTTTTCACCTACGTTTATTTTAAAACTGTCTGACGCTTTTTCTACGCTCTCTACCAATACACCATCAAGGATTGTTACCACGTCGCTTGCGTAGGTTTTTAGGTGCTCCTTTAGGTTTTCCGCAAGTTTCGTGCCGCTGATTGATGAAGTGCCGATCCAATTTTGAATGTCTGCACTGACCGTACTCTGACCACCGAATTCTTTGGCGATAAAAATGGTTTTCAGGCGTTTGCGCGAGGCATAGACGCCGGCGGCTACAGCCGCCGGCCCGCCGCCGATGATTGCTAAATCGTAGATTAGTTCCAAGTTGGTAAGTTTAAAAGTTGATAAGTTAAAGGCAAAACATATTATACATCAGAAACTTCCAAACTAAAGCCCAGCCATCCCGATTTGGCATCAGGATGGCTGGGCGTAACTTTAAAACTTACTTTTTGGCTCTGCGTAGAAAAGCAGGAACTGCTCCCCAGTCATCATCATTATCTTCCGTGACTTTCTTTTCTTCGGCTTTTGGAGTTGCCTCTTTTGAAACTGATGGAGGTGTTACGCTATAACTTTTACCTTTCTTATCTTCCGCCGGGTCAGTATGGAAAAGGCTGCGCTTGGCGATATTTTCAGGGAAACCAGAAGCAATAACAGTAATTTTGACCTCGCCTTTCTTTAGCTTTTCATCGCGAACGGTACCGAAGATGACTTTTGCATTCGCATCAATTGATTCAGTGATGACTTTTGCCGCATCTTGGATTTCAAACATGGTGAGGTCATCGCCACCAGCAATTGAGAACAAAACACCTTTCGCACCGTGGATTGAAAGTTCTAATAGGGGAGAATTGATGGCATTTTTTGCCGCTTCTTCCGCCCGTTTTTCACCCGAGGCCGAGCCGATGCCCATCAAAGCGCTTCCGGCATTTTCCATGATGGAGCGGATGTCGGCGAAGTCGATATTGATAACTCCTGGCGTAGTGATAAGGTCGGAAATGCCCTCAACAGCTTGCTTCAAAATCT
This genomic window from Candidatus Woesearchaeota archaeon contains:
- a CDS encoding FAD-dependent oxidoreductase, with protein sequence MELIYDLAIIGGGPAAVAAGVYASRKRLKTIFIAKEFGGQSTVSADIQNWIGTSSISGTKLAENLKEHLKTYASDVVTILDGVLVESVEKASDSFKINVGEKSYEAKTVLIATGSRRRRLEVPGADKFEHKGVVYCASCDGPLFADMDVVVIGGGNAGFETAAQLLAYAKSVVLLQRREEFKADPVTVKKVLSNPKMHAVLNTEILEVKGEQFVEAIIYKEKDTGNKVELPTQGIFVETGSVPSTDLVAKLVERDSFGQIIIDPRNQQTSLPGIWAAGDCTNGLYHQNNIAAGDA
- a CDS encoding cell division protein FtsZ, whose amino-acid sequence is IGALTVAVVTKPFFFEGAQRMRLAEQGLEELRKSVDAIIIIPNDRLLSTISKETTARAAFAMCDEILKQAVEGISDLITTPGVINIDFADIRSIMENAGSALMGIGSASGEKRAEEAAKNAINSPLLELSIHGAKGVLFSIAGGDDLTMFEIQDAAKVITESIDANAKVIFGTVRDEKLKKGEVKITVIASGFPENIAKRSLFHTDPAEDKKGKSYSVTPPSVSKEATPKAEEKKVTEDNDDDWGAVPAFLRRAKK